In Lachancea thermotolerans CBS 6340 chromosome H complete sequence, a single genomic region encodes these proteins:
- the DPB3 gene encoding DNA polymerase epsilon noncatalytic subunit (some similarities with uniprot|P40366 Saccharomyces cerevisiae YJL065C DLS1 Subunit of ISW2/yCHRAC chromatin accessibility complex along with Itc1p Isw2p and Dpb4p involved in inheritance of telomeric silencing) yields MEHSSSLEAVQKAAPRLPISKVKRIAKCDPEHMLTSQSATAAVAFATELFVQVFSEEGFARSQLERPAGARLTLRYDDLSACVASSDRFAFLADVVPETQSLVSLTCENRVRYTTLAPGQTVLPFRAKEEPANSDGDGEEEPDEQPEAELDAEIDEDGDNHVEAEIDVYTQNDADLEPELDAEADTDIKPTADPEAGAVVI; encoded by the coding sequence ATGgagcacagcagcagcttggaaGCCGTGCAAAAGGCAGCACCCAGGCTTCCTATTTCGAAGGTCAAGCGCATTGCCAAATGTGATCCTGAACACATGCTTACTTCACAGTCAGCGACTGCTGCGGTGGCCTTCGCGACCGAGCTCTTCGTGCAAGTTTTTAGCGAGGAGGGCTTTGCTCGCTCGCAATTGGAGAGACCAGCAGGTGCTCGTCTGACTTTACGCTACGACGATCTTTCCGCATGCGTGGCCAGCTCTGACCGTTTTGCGTTCCTAGCCGACGTAGTTCCAGAAACCCAGTCGTTGGTCTCGCTGACGTGCGAAAACAGAGTCAGATACACGACGCTGGCACCCGGACAGACTGTCCTGCCTTTCAgagccaaagaagagcccGCCAACAGTGACGGAGATGGAGAGGAGGAACCGGACGAGCAGCCCGAGGCCGAGTTGGATGCGGAAATCGACGAGGACGGCGATAACCATGTTGAAGCAGAAATCGACGTCTACACCCAGAACGATGCTGACCTGGAGCCAGAGCTCGACGCGGAGGCTGACACGGACATCAAGCCCACAGCAGACCCTGAGGCGGGTGCTGTTGTGATCTAA
- the PPS1 gene encoding tyrosine/serine/threonine protein phosphatase PPS1 (similar to uniprot|P38148 Saccharomyces cerevisiae YBR276C PPS1 Protein phosphatase with specificity for serine threonine and tyrosine residues has a role in the DNA synthesis phase of the cell cycle), whose product MFYPAEPNGPGQPPNKRRKGHSEEQGSSFTDSASDKNHLIPGRVSLISHEKMRKLVAQHISQRLPDCDEVFPWLHGYSGATNPPHSCQWLAVIRSQPLSQGLIENSGLLKSSLDPHEFLMTLEPRKHHLESLLSNVGGILNLTSAEIKILTSACERHKLLPFLISDAKAQSWFGVGANKHSVGKSSSKHDPPRNWKQPGMFRRFDLQVAKFVEMSRNCVVYCLDQTTHYTSCPCCGLALLIHVARRIVDPKGNFRISVLDSTQIDPEWWGTPPMKVNALKKVHNSQLASDFDVASFNNWDRDLFYRERLEISKMSSASCISADASVWCGNSTDFEIYRLYNGDAMNAKPVNASVTSPDTVVTLPNLRSSNDDELIDTQLFNLPRPSKPWRLFLHCSESSCLPELSKVTSLIEHVQRKTPLAQTLISFPNSGSIGLGNLNLDSIKVILNMCLLLYSVGKHTNCGSLIYCSDGYTETSFLLVAFLIFVWDQPLDKVLVRLHGEVNRPFFLFPIDLQVLGHLQILLREQSPRRTEPESSSLDVDPELFSKMFFTKVSDNLNLLQLKGPLPSKILPHLYLGSLEHAQNPKLLQEIGIKNIVSVGETMPWLLAAISRKRSLTVSDINDQKTCTRPSISSASSASQIPSLQGSFLKRENGCAIIEENGFRVLHITNLDDNGEDHLLSQLDEVLSFIEECYNRQEKVLVHCMVGVSRSATVCIAECMRRLNCDVLRAYLYVRVRRLNIIIQPNLMFVYELCKWQETHGRPSHVDWHIICRAISELNSVYF is encoded by the coding sequence ATGTTCTACCCAGCAGAGCCTAATGGGCCTGGCCAGCCTCCAAACAAACGGCGCAAGGGTCACAGCGAAGAGCAGGGCTCGAGCTTCACGGATAGTGCATCCGACAAAAATCACCTAATCCCTGGTCGGGTTAGCTTGATCTCGCACGAAAAGATGCGCAAGCTTGTGGCACAACATATCTCACAGCGTCTTCCCGACTGTGATGAGGTTTTTCCTTGGCTACATGGCTACTCGGGTGCAACAAACCCACCTCACAGTTGTCAGTGGTTAGCTGTGATCCGATCACAACCTCTTTCGCAAGGCCTAATTGAAAACTCAGGCCTTCTCAAATCATCGCTAGATCCGCATGAGTTCTTAATGACGCTCGAACCTCGAAAGCACCACCTAGAATCGCTGCTGAGTAACGTGGGAGGCATTCTCAACCTCACTTCCGCTGAGATCAAAATACTGACTTCAGCGTGCGAGCGCCACAAGCTTCTCCCCTTTCTCATCTCAGATGCAAAAGCCCAAAGTTGGTTTGGCGTTGGCGCAAATAAGCACTCTGTGGGCAAATCTTCCTCAAAACACGACCCCCCTCGAAATTGGAAACAGCCGGGAATGTTTCGTCGCTTCGACCTTCAAGTGGCCAAATTTGTCGAGATGAGCCGGAACTGCGTTGTATATTGTCTTGACCAGACCACACACTACACTTCATGCCCATGTTGCGGGCTAGCTCTTCTAATTCATGTGGCACGTCGCATTGTTGATCCTAAAGGCAATTTTCGGATCAGTGTACTTGATTCAACGCAAATAGACCCTGAATGGTGGGGCACTCCACCTATGAAAGTCAATGCCCTAAAGAAAGTGCATAACTCTCAACTAGCATCAGACTTTGACGTTGCATCATTTAATAATTGGGACCGAGACCTATTTTATCGCGAGCGATTAGAAATTTCCAAGATGTCAAGCGCGTCTTGCATAAGCGCTGATGCTTCGGTGTGGTGTGGTAATTCGACCGATTTCGAAATATACAGACTTTACAATGGAGACGCAATGAACGCTAAACCTGTTAACGCGTCTGTGACGAGCCCGGATACAGTTGTGACACTGCCAAATCTTCGCTCAAGTAATGATGATGAGTTAATCGACACGCAGCTTTTTAATCTGCCGCGCCCTTCTAAGCCTTGGAGGCTATTCCTTCATTGTTCCGAGTCTAGCTGTCTGCCAGAATTATCAAAAGTTACATCGCTCATAGAGCACGTTCAAAGGAAAACGCCACTTGCGCAGACTCTGATTTCGTTTCCCAATTCTGGATCTATAGGGCTGGGAAACCTGAATTTAGACTCGATCAAAGTGATATTAAATATGTGCCTTTTACTTTACAGTGTGGGGAAGCACACAAACTGTGGGAGTTTGATTTACTGTTCCGACGGGTACACTGAAACTTCATTTCTTTTGGTTGCgttcttgatttttgtGTGGGATCAACCGTTAGACAAGGTTCTCGTAAGGCTGCATGGTGAAGTAAATAGGCCCTTCTTCCTATTTCCAATTGACCTGCAAGTTCTTGGGCACCTGCAGATTCTTTTACGGGAACAAAGCCCCAGGAGAACGGAGCCTGAAAGCTCCAGCCTAGATGTCGACCCTGAACTGTTCAGTAAAATGTTTTTTACAAAAGTCAGTGACAACCTTAACTTGCTCCAGCTCAAGGGCCCGCTTCCATCAAAAATACTGCCCCATCTTTATTTAGGGTCTCTCGAGCACGCTCAAAACCCGAAACTTTTACAAGAAATAggcatcaaaaatattgtTTCTGTGGGCGAAACGATGCCTTGGCTTCTTGCTGCTATTTCGCGTAAAAGAAGCCTTACGGTTAGTGACATAAATGATCAGAAGACATGCACAAGGCCCTCGATAAGCTCTGCCTCGTCAGCATCCCAGATCCCGTCCCTTCAAGGAAGCTTTCTTAAGCGAGAAAACGGTTGCGCTATCATCGAAGAAAATGGGTTTCGCGTTTTACATATAACTAACCTTGATGACAATGGTGAGGATCACTTGCTTTCTCAGTTGGATGAAGTTTTGAGCTTCATTGAGGAGTGCTACAATCGCCAGGAAAAGGTTTTAGTTCATTGCATGGTTGGCGTGTCGCGATCTGCCACGGTGTGTATTGCGGAATGCATGAGGCGGCTCAACTGCGACGTCCTACGCGCATACTTGTATGTGCGCGTTCGTCGTCTAAACATTATCATTCAGCCCAACTTGATGTTTGTTTATGAACTGTGCAAGTGGCAAGAGACGCACGGAAGGCCGTCGCACGTTGATTGGCATATAATTTGCCGTGCAATATCAGAGTTGAACAGTGTTTATTTTTAG
- the PAF1 gene encoding Paf1p (similar to uniprot|P38351 Saccharomyces cerevisiae YBR279W PAF1 RNA polymerase II-associated protein defines a large complex that is biochemically and functionally distinct from the Srb-Mediator form of Pol II holoenzyme and is required for full expression of a subset of cell cycle-regulated genes), whose protein sequence is MSKKHEYIAKIRYRNDLPAPLLPPKLLKYQGPPNEEVDSPQLITSLYAKSNVTPLIKLNDDLSMPLDLTKIPGVLDHKDTKLLHGFENIKLHPEDRVLLRDPRMDRLTKTDTSKVTFLRRTEYVSSSSAPKPSNRKRPVSEAIDPDDEILTPAQRVKRVESTFDSVTDDLSKVKHPFKKNVHAVKAWELLPDTVSMDQTFFTIRLVGSAALDKAEKEQLALSTALFRPVELEEDEWVSLYTTEKNSSEEYEKNLEQQIDEITDDDRVYKFKRLRDFDMKQLQPAGSGLFSELALRFNNDKKTIYYTPLRSRIELRRRRVNDVIKPLVRENNLDQINIKIKNPTTQETRIRDKIRMKFDPIDFPNIEDEIDDEAPQEEQVTKVSEAASQDAQQGSQDVDAEK, encoded by the coding sequence atgtcaaagaagcacGAGTATATTGCCAAGATCCGCTACAGGAATGACTTACCAGCTCCATTGCTCCCTCCCAAGCTTCTGAAGTACCAAGGGCCACCTAATGAAGAGGTTGATTCTCCACAGCTTATCACCTCGCTTTACGCAAAGTCAAATGTTACACCACTGATTAAGCTAAATGACGATCTTAGCATGCCACTAGATCTAACAAAAATACCTGGGGTACTTGACCATAAGGACACAAAGCTCTTGCATGGTTTCGAGAACATTAAGCTACATCCCGAAGACAGGGTTCTCTTAAGAGATCCTCGGATGGACAGGCTTACTAAGACGGATACGTCTAAAGTCAcgtttttgagaagaactGAATACGTTTCTTCGTCCAGCGCCCCTAAGCCATCGAACAGGAAGAGACCGGTCTCTGAAGCGATTGACCCAGATGATGAAATTCTAACGCCCGCACAGCGCGTCAAGAGAGTGGAAAGCACATTTGACAGCGTGACTGACGACTTGTCTAAAGTGAAGCACccattcaaaaagaacGTACACGCCGTTAAGGCTTGGGAGCTGCTTCCGGACACAGTCTCCATGGATCAAACATTTTTTACCATCAGGCTCGTGGGCTCGGCTGCCCTTGATAAAGCAGAGAAGGAACAGTTGGCGCTCTCCACTGCGCTCTTCAGGCCTGTTGAGCTGGAAGAAGACGAGTGGGTCTCCTTATACACGACAGAGAAGAACAGCTCCGAAGAATACGAGAAAAATCTGGAGCAGCAAATCGATGAGATTACTGACGACGATCGTGTGTACAAATTCAAACGCCTAAGAGACTTCGAcatgaagcagctgcagccTGCTGGAAGCGGGCTGTTTAGCGAATTGGCTTTAAGGTTCAACAACGATAAAAAGACCATTTACTATACACCTCTGCGCTCAAGGATTGAATTGAGGAGGCGGCGTGTCAATGATGTTATCAAGCCTTTGGTGCGTGAAAACAACCTTGATCAAATCAACATAAAGATCAAAAATCCAACTACGCAGGAGACGAGAATCAGAGACAAAATCAGAATGAAATTTGACCCTATCGACTTTCCCAACATAGAAGATGAAATCGATGATGAGGCGCCACAGGAAGAACAAGTTACCAAAGTTTCTGAGGCAGCCTCTCAGGACGCCCAGCAGGGCTCTCAAGATGTCGATGCTGAAAAATAA
- the MPM1 gene encoding Mpm1p (weakly similar to uniprot|P40364 Saccharomyces cerevisiae YJL066C MPM1 Mitochondrial membrane protein of unknown function contains no hydrophobic stretches), giving the protein MGIFTGDNDKETQEYNDKLVASSLRERLCNNFNSVGDSISSLWKDAVDRVDNKLPDLWVNASGSIGDVLSGLGFPGGFGHPARIRTLMDDQAAEEGTTGLYSYRTPSDRQYLECQNIKGLSVWDTHGWWRCLFPESAVRSKVNAERLQEVLTREKVEKDKNHSLGLFFTDYSAYLTWRANMLRLADERRRSAEESARDNSWRPTTPEDLMNSTPGKHVVGTSEYVTYNTTPEGQEKVKETKTYFNDGSVRLRSEKQRQGPDGQPHIESFEKLLTEDDKHNEGWFWRK; this is encoded by the coding sequence ATGGGTATATTTACAGGAGACAACGACAAAGAAACCCAGGAGTATAACGACAAACTTGTGGCGTCGTCCCTGCGCGAGCGGTTGTGTAACAACTTTAACAGTGTTGGAGACTCGATTTCATCGCTTTGGAAAGATGCCGTGGACCGCGTTGACAACAAACTTCCAGATTTGTGGGTCAACGCCAGTGGCAGCATAGGCGACGTGCTCTCAGGGCTGGGATTTCCCGGCGGGTTCGGCCATCCAGCACGGATTCGCACGCTGATGGACGACCAAGCGGCTGAAGAAGGCACCACGGGGCTCTACAGCTACCGCACGCCTTCCGACAGACAGTACCTAGAGTGCCAGAACATTAAGGGCTTGTCCGTGTGGGACACGCATGGGTGGTGGCGCTGTCTGTTTCCTGAATCGGCAGTGCGGTCCAAGGTGAACGCCGAGCGCTTGCAGGAGGTCTTGACCCGCGAAAAGGTcgaaaaagacaagaacCACAGTCTGGGTTTGTTCTTCACTGATTACTCTGCGTACTTGACGTGGCGCGCAAACATGCTGCGGCTGGCAGACGAGCGTCGCAGAAGTGCCGAGGAGAGTGCCAGGGACAACTCGTGGAGACCAACCACCCCAGAGGACCTCATGAATTCAACGCCAGGGAAGCATGTGGTCGGAACCTCCGAGTATGTGACTTACAACACCACCCCagaaggccaagaaaagGTCAAGGAGACGAAAACGTACTTCAACGATGGTTCTGTCAGGCTCCGGTCTGAGAAGCAACGTCAAGGGCCTGATGGCCAGCCCCACATCGAgtcttttgagaagctcttgacCGAGGATGACAAACACAACGAGGGCTGGTTCTGGCGCAAATAG
- the SAF1 gene encoding SCF ubiquitin ligase complex subunit SAF1 (similar to uniprot|P38352 Saccharomyces cerevisiae YBR280C Hypothetical ORF), whose translation MSHSIEHELPPDIIEAALPYLSTQDIKNLSLTNRYFHKLLDFGKSNTLWHELFHKSFGSTHSDAEPLVSQQNHEYMSCSEAILRNRHPDKSWCDLYKLRSHDVRFYTWGCLKHARLGFTSISHGSLPASWINNAGMRLQFGVNTPVAVPWFEDEGNEKSPEADQSIACISGGGFSFQVLTRSGKLYMTGSTYSGGHKGPGPREGEHDFNSFQQIIMDTERSLTFFNGRIPHGRGALPFQGNSSATLEAPHENIYANFEDVERILDQKIPGNKHMRRLFTREVIKVERGGAPVLSVDATKLDVIKFTSVSSGRSHILALSAEGNVYSWDGPDVEQGVKIAFEGLPTKETNPVIKIGCGWNFNCVSIYNLGLVVWESREPIRENETSAGAHYKVIPSTGQVSGEGKIVDFACCANMSVFFISAAGDKLWRYANETVDEVKLPFHGKLVKLVGSYTTLAIFTENHCYAVKVTEGHMRPETFMELELDDENEKLISLSTGDYHTVALTSSGKIYTWGLESELCGCLGLGSRDEIVNERRVGRIENLRSTLVLKPSKVKIGDSDYTCVAITAGGWQTGALIVK comes from the coding sequence ATGAGTCATTCAATAGAACATGAACTCCCTCCTGACATTATTGAAGCCGCACTACCTTACCTTTCGACCCAAGATATTAAAAACCTATCCCTCACAAATCGATACTTTCACAAATTGCTCGATTTTGGCAAGTCCAACACACTCTGGCATGAGCTCTTCCATAAGTCGTTCGGCTCCACGCACTCTGACGCCGAGCCACTCGtctctcaacaaaatcatGAGTATATGAGCTGCTCTGAAGCAATACTGAGAAACCGGCACCCCGATAAGTCATGGTGCGATCTATATAAGTTGAGATCTCATGATGTGAGATTCTACACTTGGGGGTGCTTGAAGCATGCCAGACTAGGATTCACGTCCATTTCGCATGGCTCGCTACCTGCCAGCTGGATTAACAATGCAGGGATGAGGCTGCAATTTGGTGTTAATACTCCTGTCGCAGTGCCCTggtttgaagatgaggGCAACGAGAAGTCACCAGAGGCTGACCAAAGTATCGCATGCATATCCGGCGGAGGATTTTCTTTTCAGGTACTAACGAGATCCGGAAAGCTCTACATGACAGGCTCGACGTACTCCGGAGGCCATAAAGGTCCAGGGCCCAGAGAGGGGGAACATGACTTCAATTCATTTCAACAAATCATCATGGACACGGAGCGCAGCCTGACCTTCTTTAACGGGAGAATTCCACACGGTCGAGGCGCTCTACCGTTTCAAGGAAACAGCTCAGCAACCCTCGAAGCTCCTCACGAAAACATATACGCCAATTTTGAGGACGTTGAAAGAATCTTGGATCAAAAAATTCCAGGAAACAAACACATGCGACGCCTTTTTACGCGCGAAGTCATTAAGGTAGAGCGTGGCGGTGCGCCTGTTCTGTCTGTTGATGCAACGAAGCTTGATGTAATCAAATTCACGTCCGTTTCCTCAGGGAGGTCTCATATTTTGGCACTAAGCGCAGAGGGTAATGTTTACTCTTGGGATGGCCCAGATGTTGAGCAAGGTGTCAAAATTGCATTTGAAGGCTTACCGACAAAAGAAACCAATCCAGTAATTAAGATCGGATGTGGCTGGAATTTCAATTGCGTTTCTATCTATAACTTAGGCCTAGTGGTTTGGGAGAGTAGAGAGCCTATAAGAGAAAATGAAACAAGTGCTGGAGCGCACTATAAGGTTATTCCAAGTACTGGCCAGGTCAGCGGCGAAGGCAAAATAGTTGACTTTGCTTGTTGTGCCAACATGTCTGTGTTTTTCATCTCGGCCGCAGGTGACAAACTCTGGCGTTATGCTAATGAAACAGTGGATGAAGTCAAACTGCCATTCCATGGAAAGCTTGTAAAGTTAGTGGGTAGCTATACTACGTTAGCGATCTTTACAGAAAACCATTGCTACGCTGTCAAAGTGACAGAAGGGCACATGCGCCCTGAAACATTCATGGAACTGGAACTTGatgacgaaaacgaaaagcttATTTCTCTCTCGACCGGCGACTATCATACCGTGGCTTTAACATCCAGCGGCAAAATTTACACATGGGGTCTCGAGAGCGAGCTTTGCGGATGCTTAGGATTGGGGAGTCGAGACGAAATAGTGAATGAGAGGCGTGTAGGTAGGATCGAAAACCTAAGAAGTACGTTGGTACTGAAGCCCTCAAAAGTCAAAATAGGGGATTCAGACTACACATGCGTGGCCATAACCGCAGGAGGATGGCAAACTGGGGCGCTGATAGTGAAATAA
- a CDS encoding S-formylglutathione hydrolase (similar to uniprot|P40363 Saccharomyces cerevisiae YJL068C Hypothetical ORF), translating into MTFQIKQEIASCGGKLMKLSHPSKKTGTEMEVNVYLPKQYFHKQDQSIPVLYYLSGLTCSPQNASEKAFWQPQADKYGFALVFPDTSPRGEGVPDDPEESWDFGISASFYVDATQEPYKKNYQMFSYIHDELPRELSQFFENKGNSKLDFVENVAITGHSMGGFGALSAFLKLYPERKYKSCSAFAPITFPSKVQWGQKAFGGYLGQEEEKWKPYDPGHLLKMTTNIGSDKILIHQGTGDPFYKNQLKPELLLEASKGTSWDGKINLNLVEGFDHSYYFVSTFVPEHAEFHAKNLGLI; encoded by the coding sequence ATGACCTTCCAAATAAAGCAAGAAATCGCAAGTTGTGGTGGAAAGCTCATGAAGTTGAGCCAtccttccaagaaaactggCACTGAAATGGAAGTCAACGTGTACCTGCCTAAGCAGTACTTTCACAAGCAAGACCAAAGCATTCCTGTGCTGTACTATCTTTCGGGTCTGACTTGTAGTCCCCAAAATGCTTCGGAAAAAGCATTTTGGCAACCTCAGGCAGATAAGTATGGTTTTGCGCTAGTATTTCCAGATACCTCTCCCCGCGGCGAGGGCGTCCCTGATGATCCAGAAGAAAGCTGGGATTTTGGTATCTCTGCCAGTTTTTACGTGGACGCTACGCAAGAGCCTTATAAAAAGAACTACCAGATGTTTTCATACATTCACGACGAGCTGCCTCGCGAACTGAGccagtttttcgaaaataAGGGCAATAGTaaacttgattttgttgagaacgTTGCGATTACTGGGCATTCGATGGGTGGCTTTGGCGCGCTGTCAGcattcttgaagctctACCCGGAGAGGAAATACAAATCATGCTCTGCCTTTGCGCCTATTACATTTCCATCCAAGGTCCAATGGggtcaaaaagcttttgggGGCTACCTCGgtcaggaagaagagaagtGGAAACCTTATGATCCAGGCCaccttctcaaaatgaCGACTAACATCGGGAGCGATAAGATTTTGATACACCAGGGGACAGGCGACCCATTTTACAAGAATCAACTCAAGCCAGAATTGCTTCTGGAAGCTTCCAAAGGTACTTCGTGGGATGGGAAGATTAATCTCAATCTGGTGGAGGGTTTTGACCACTCTTACTACTTCGTGAGCACTTTTGTTCCGGAGCATGCTGAATTTCATGCTAAAAACCTTGGACTTATTTGA